In the Paraflavitalea devenefica genome, one interval contains:
- a CDS encoding sensor histidine kinase: MSTTKKALYWNVIICLSLLAGQFHAIAQPVKGAISLAHAWPYKDGVLVLCNAYAPDKKRDNNILTDAYRPRGIYVYSVYGKRTLLFAMPYSADLKIPDTFRFPPFYEGNRQTYLTPAHLLTRVRKNGTTIQDWKPGHLSTPSIDSFLLNYPKKTRREIIVLADDTLHTDDVMVVDGRLPTDTTILFTYYIRRVPRPIRPRLLAWSHEWRGKESRISPEMINRHIVGRNIVEDKFENGKLEGGDGAVFHNERTAPTSSYIFYFGKADDSFADSTMEYRILGGRYTDSNWIKTGHVIMMDGLTGDERYSLEVRYAGYPENTVLHTFVTKPYWYQRNWFRWSTAGALFLLALLLIITSYRRRLVKEKAKKAALADKLRNMQTQLNPHFIFNALGSIQALMSKQENDKAHQYLSAFGSLLRNVLANSNQDNTTLDQEIKSLRSYLQLEQLRFQFQYTVNVGEDVQTSVVPLPVMLLQPLVENAIKHGIAGMEEKGNIRLSFSKGGASLLALVEDNGKGFDATQSTAGYGLKLVKEKIQLINTLQEEQAIAMDLHSSNAGTTVLLTFKNWLA; this comes from the coding sequence ATGTCTACCACAAAAAAAGCCCTATACTGGAACGTGATAATATGCCTTTCGTTGTTGGCTGGACAGTTTCATGCCATAGCGCAACCCGTCAAAGGTGCTATTTCACTGGCACATGCCTGGCCTTATAAAGATGGAGTACTTGTCCTTTGCAATGCCTATGCACCTGACAAAAAAAGAGACAACAATATATTGACCGACGCCTACAGGCCCCGGGGAATTTATGTTTATTCAGTATATGGAAAACGTACCCTACTGTTCGCTATGCCCTATTCTGCCGACCTTAAGATACCAGACACCTTTCGCTTCCCGCCTTTTTATGAAGGTAACCGGCAAACATACCTTACGCCGGCCCACCTGCTCACAAGGGTCAGGAAGAACGGCACGACTATACAGGATTGGAAACCAGGTCACCTTTCCACACCTTCAATAGACAGTTTCCTTCTTAATTACCCAAAGAAAACCCGCCGGGAAATAATTGTACTGGCCGATGATACCCTGCACACAGATGATGTAATGGTCGTGGACGGGAGGTTACCAACAGATACCACTATCCTGTTTACTTATTACATACGCAGGGTGCCAAGACCTATTCGCCCACGCCTGCTCGCGTGGTCACACGAATGGCGGGGAAAAGAAAGCCGTATCAGTCCGGAAATGATCAACCGGCATATTGTAGGAAGGAACATTGTAGAAGATAAATTTGAGAACGGTAAACTGGAAGGAGGTGATGGAGCTGTTTTCCACAACGAACGCACTGCCCCCACCTCCAGCTACATCTTTTATTTCGGCAAGGCAGATGACAGCTTTGCAGATTCCACCATGGAATACCGCATACTGGGTGGACGTTATACCGATAGCAACTGGATCAAGACAGGCCATGTGATCATGATGGATGGCCTCACAGGCGATGAGCGCTACAGTCTTGAAGTACGCTATGCCGGATACCCCGAAAACACCGTCCTGCACACCTTTGTTACCAAACCTTACTGGTACCAGCGCAATTGGTTCAGGTGGTCAACGGCTGGAGCCTTGTTCCTGTTGGCCCTGCTGCTGATCATTACCAGCTATCGCCGCAGACTGGTGAAAGAAAAAGCGAAAAAAGCAGCATTGGCAGATAAGCTCCGGAATATGCAAACCCAGCTAAACCCACATTTTATTTTCAATGCCTTAGGTTCCATACAGGCCCTGATGAGCAAACAGGAAAATGATAAAGCCCATCAATACCTGTCGGCCTTCGGCAGCCTGCTCCGGAATGTATTGGCCAACAGCAACCAGGATAATACCACCCTCGACCAGGAAATAAAGTCACTCAGAAGCTATCTGCAACTGGAACAATTGCGCTTTCAGTTTCAATATACCGTCAATGTTGGGGAAGATGTACAGACCTCGGTAGTACCACTGCCCGTTATGCTGTTACAGCCCCTCGTGGAAAATGCCATCAAACACGGTATAGCTGGTATGGAAGAAAAAGGAAATATCCGGCTCTCCTTTTCAAAAGGGGGAGCCAGCCTGTTGGCCCTTGTTGAAGACAATGGAAAAGGGTTTGATGCCACGCAATCCACTGCTGGTTATGGTTTAAAACTGGTAAAGGAAAAGATACAGCTCATTAATACCTTACAGGAAGAACAGGCTATAGCAATGGACCTGCATTCAAGCAATGCCGGAACTACCGTACTTTTAACCTTCAAAAACTGGCTGGCATAA
- a CDS encoding TlpA disulfide reductase family protein, with translation MSLPKCFIAFLLTTHLMTIHAQAQARFRLSGTAPASFEGKMIYIATIDYSDLKQNFKDSTRIEQGRFVFTGRLPQTALLATLHVPRPGFGIHQFFLENRDITVTIHATGARNTLDSCTFSNAPVNEQFLLLKKKQKPVDNLIVGQYQKMDTTMAKADEAGKQKMNDELNALHRKNKQVTVEFIKENPASYLSLYQLCYFIASTKMEYADSMHHLLTGLSKDLQQQPEATALLKRIQQVKATSIGQPALWAIIPTDQNKPLSLSSYKGKYVLLDFWASWCGPCLQNLPAVKELYTTYRKENFDVIGVSLDEDRDRWTDAIKKHNLPWVQASDLKGWKNAVAVLYDIRSIPQYILVDPAGKIIANANDMESIKQQLAKSLKQTATLKQ, from the coding sequence ATGTCACTACCCAAATGCTTTATCGCTTTTCTCCTGACCACTCATTTAATGACAATCCATGCGCAGGCACAAGCCCGGTTCCGGTTATCGGGTACAGCCCCTGCTTCCTTCGAAGGGAAGATGATCTATATAGCTACTATAGACTATTCCGACCTCAAACAGAATTTCAAAGATTCCACCCGCATCGAACAGGGCCGGTTTGTGTTTACCGGCCGGCTGCCACAAACCGCTTTGCTGGCCACGCTGCATGTTCCCAGACCTGGCTTTGGCATACATCAGTTCTTTCTTGAAAACAGGGATATAACCGTAACTATACATGCTACCGGCGCCCGTAACACACTGGATAGTTGCACATTCAGCAATGCCCCGGTAAACGAACAATTCCTGTTGCTGAAAAAGAAACAAAAACCTGTAGACAACCTTATCGTTGGTCAATACCAGAAAATGGACACGACCATGGCCAAAGCAGATGAAGCGGGAAAACAAAAAATGAACGATGAATTAAACGCCCTGCATAGGAAAAACAAACAGGTAACGGTGGAGTTCATCAAAGAAAATCCTGCCAGCTACCTGTCCCTGTACCAGTTGTGCTATTTTATTGCCAGTACCAAAATGGAATATGCAGACAGCATGCATCATTTACTAACGGGCCTTTCAAAGGATTTACAGCAACAGCCTGAAGCAACTGCCTTACTAAAAAGGATACAACAGGTAAAAGCTACCAGCATTGGCCAACCGGCTCTATGGGCAATAATCCCTACCGATCAGAACAAGCCCTTGTCCCTTAGCAGTTATAAAGGTAAGTATGTACTGCTCGATTTCTGGGCTTCCTGGTGTGGCCCCTGCCTGCAGAACCTGCCCGCTGTAAAAGAGCTGTATACTACCTACCGTAAAGAGAACTTTGATGTCATAGGCGTATCGCTTGATGAAGACAGGGACAGATGGACAGACGCCATAAAAAAACATAACTTACCCTGGGTGCAAGCATCAGATCTTAAAGGCTGGAAAAATGCCGTAGCTGTTTTATACGATATCAGGTCTATTCCTCAGTATATCCTGGTAGACCCGGCAGGAAAGATCATTGCCAACGCCAATGATATGGAATCTATTAAACAGCAACTGGCCAAATCACTGAAACAAACCGCTACCCTAAAACAATAA
- the recJ gene encoding single-stranded-DNA-specific exonuclease RecJ, with translation MQKRWNILAADEKKVNELYESLKIHPALCKILVQRGIDNYTSAKQYFRPQLSDLHDPWLMKDMEKAVARILTAFDRHEKILVFGDYDVDGITSVSCLFSFLKKHYNPEKLDFYIPHRYREGYGISQQGIDFAVDNGFTLIVSLDCGIKSVDLIGYARERGIDFVVCDHHTPDTILPPAVAILNPKQPDCPYPYKELCGCGVGFKLITALAQRLNLPAAEAEEYLDLVATAIAADIVPINGENRTMAFFGLKKANETPNYGISALKQLSKLESALFINSLIFMIAPRVNAAGRMDDARKAVQMFIANSFEEAHQYGEMLHSDNTTRKEADKNITDEALALIEGNLEFLERKSTVIYQPHWHKGVVGIVASRLIDHYYRPTIVLTQSGEYVAGSARSVAGFNVYEAIHQCKDLLLGYGGHFYAAGMTLEPGNVDAFRTRFEEVVAATITPDLLIPEIIIDGEIPFKDLKPAFYNIICQMEPFGPDNLKPVWVTRKVMNSGYSRVVKDNHIKFSLRQENILFNGIGFNMARKFHLLQEQKPIDIVFTLDENVWNEEKHLQLKVIDFMLSEA, from the coding sequence ATGCAGAAACGATGGAACATACTGGCGGCTGATGAGAAAAAGGTCAACGAGTTATACGAATCCCTTAAAATACATCCTGCTCTCTGTAAAATACTGGTACAACGCGGTATTGATAATTATACCAGTGCCAAGCAATACTTCCGCCCCCAGCTTTCCGATCTTCATGATCCCTGGCTCATGAAGGATATGGAAAAAGCGGTTGCCCGGATCCTCACGGCCTTTGACCGGCACGAGAAAATACTTGTCTTTGGAGACTATGATGTGGATGGGATCACCTCTGTATCCTGCCTGTTCAGCTTCCTGAAAAAACATTATAACCCTGAGAAACTGGATTTTTATATCCCCCACCGCTACCGGGAAGGGTATGGCATCTCCCAACAGGGCATTGATTTCGCGGTAGATAATGGATTTACCCTCATTGTTTCCTTAGACTGTGGCATCAAATCCGTTGACCTCATCGGTTATGCCAGGGAACGGGGAATTGATTTTGTGGTTTGCGATCACCATACACCAGATACCATTCTTCCCCCGGCAGTGGCTATCCTCAATCCCAAACAACCGGATTGCCCCTACCCTTATAAAGAGCTTTGCGGCTGCGGCGTAGGCTTTAAACTGATCACCGCCCTGGCACAACGCCTGAATCTTCCCGCTGCAGAAGCGGAAGAATACCTGGACCTGGTGGCCACAGCTATTGCAGCCGATATAGTGCCCATCAATGGCGAAAACCGCACGATGGCCTTCTTTGGATTGAAGAAAGCCAATGAAACGCCCAACTATGGCATCAGCGCCCTGAAACAACTGAGCAAGCTGGAATCGGCCCTGTTTATCAATAGCCTCATCTTTATGATCGCGCCCCGGGTGAATGCCGCCGGACGTATGGATGACGCCCGTAAGGCCGTACAAATGTTCATTGCCAATAGCTTCGAAGAGGCCCATCAATACGGCGAAATGCTGCATTCCGATAATACAACCCGGAAAGAGGCCGATAAAAATATTACCGACGAAGCCCTGGCGCTTATTGAAGGCAACCTTGAATTCCTGGAACGTAAGTCTACCGTAATTTACCAGCCCCACTGGCATAAAGGTGTGGTAGGTATTGTAGCTTCCCGCCTCATTGATCATTATTACCGGCCAACCATCGTATTAACGCAATCCGGTGAATATGTAGCAGGGTCCGCGCGCAGCGTGGCAGGTTTTAATGTATACGAGGCCATTCACCAGTGCAAAGACCTACTGCTGGGATATGGTGGCCACTTTTATGCCGCCGGCATGACGCTGGAACCCGGCAATGTAGATGCTTTTCGCACCCGCTTTGAAGAAGTGGTAGCAGCTACCATCACGCCCGATCTGCTGATTCCCGAAATCATTATTGACGGAGAAATACCCTTTAAAGACCTGAAACCCGCTTTCTACAATATCATCTGCCAGATGGAGCCTTTCGGGCCTGACAACCTGAAGCCGGTATGGGTAACCCGGAAAGTGATGAACAGCGGCTACTCAAGAGTCGTGAAAGACAACCACATCAAGTTCTCCCTGCGGCAGGAAAACATCCTGTTCAACGGGATCGGCTTCAATATGGCCCGCAAATTTCACCTGCTGCAGGAACAGAAACCCATTGACATCGTTTTCACCCTTGATGAAAACGTATGGAATGAGGAAAAACATTTGCAGCTAAAAGTGATTGACTTCATGTTATCCGAGGCATAA
- a CDS encoding polyprenyl synthetase family protein, giving the protein MKLSQAILRDELVEFEKQFREAVKSQTPLLDRIMRFIVNRKGKQLRPMFVLLSAKLCGPVTASSYRAASLVELLHTASLIHDDVVDESLERRGFFSTYALWKSKISVLVGDYLLAKGMLLSLDHNDFRILQIMSDAVRKMSEGELLQLEKSRSLNLKEDVYFEIITGKTASLLASACAAGAFSTTHDESLTEKMRLFGEKVGIAFQIKDDLFDYGNDSIGKPTGNDIKEKKLTLPLIYTLNNSDATTRRGLIYIIKNHNKDVAKVQEVIDTVKHAGGIEYTEQKMFAYRDEALSILQEFDNPEVQKGLEELVRFTTDRKF; this is encoded by the coding sequence ATGAAACTATCACAGGCAATATTACGCGATGAACTGGTTGAATTTGAGAAACAATTCCGGGAAGCCGTTAAAAGCCAAACACCTTTGCTGGACCGCATTATGCGGTTCATTGTAAACCGTAAAGGCAAACAACTGAGACCCATGTTTGTATTGCTCTCAGCCAAGCTATGCGGGCCTGTAACAGCCTCTTCCTATCGCGCTGCATCCCTGGTAGAACTACTCCATACTGCCTCCCTGATCCATGATGATGTGGTAGATGAATCCCTGGAACGCCGGGGCTTTTTTTCGACCTATGCCCTCTGGAAATCCAAGATCTCTGTACTCGTAGGCGACTATCTCCTGGCCAAAGGCATGCTCTTATCCCTGGATCATAATGATTTCCGGATCCTGCAGATCATGTCCGATGCGGTACGGAAAATGAGTGAAGGAGAACTGCTGCAACTGGAAAAATCCCGTTCCCTGAACCTGAAAGAGGACGTCTATTTTGAGATCATCACCGGCAAAACAGCTTCTCTGCTGGCCTCTGCCTGTGCTGCCGGCGCCTTTTCCACTACCCATGATGAAAGTCTGACAGAAAAGATGCGTCTTTTTGGCGAAAAAGTAGGGATTGCTTTCCAGATCAAAGACGATTTGTTCGACTATGGCAACGACTCCATCGGAAAACCTACCGGCAATGATATCAAGGAAAAGAAACTCACCTTACCATTAATATATACCCTTAACAATTCTGATGCCACTACCCGCCGCGGGCTGATTTACATTATAAAAAATCACAATAAGGATGTGGCTAAAGTACAGGAAGTCATTGATACGGTAAAGCATGCCGGGGGTATTGAGTACACTGAACAAAAGATGTTTGCCTATCGTGACGAGGCATTGAGTATCTTACAGGAATTTGATAACCCGGAGGTACAAAAGGGCCTGGAAGAACTTGTGCGGTTTACAACAGACCGAAAGTTTTAA
- a CDS encoding OmpA family protein yields MASKKYTGLFGLLCLLASGSFAQIGGSYDVQDSSVIPSKRLPQHSEFMANNYPFPAKPRNQWEIGIKGGLGTIAGDVRSRLGFGAGLHVRKALGYVFSLRGELGFMSTKGLNFQPSSNYSKNSAWDPYFGSNSPVFYNYKTNIYDASIQGVFTLNNIRFHRAKSGFNVYAFLGIGGTVYDVKVDALDGNGNPYTAGFTTVYNNYVANGFQYKDRKDIRKDLKDVLDGKYETEGEEDKSQPKLFGESFKPMFNFGAGVQFKLSKKLSLAIEDKVTVPKTDLLDGQQWQDNGPLAATAQSRDFDTYNFLSVGLNLSVGGKSTEPLWWLNPLDYAYNEINKPRHMKLPKPVLDDADGDGVTDQFDNEPNTPAGAPVDAHGVSRDTDGDGVPDYKDKELITPTQCQPVDADGVGKCPPPACCDELNRRLDSFDLVKKGCGIGELPSVNFKGKSITLSNDAKALLSSAAQQIKANPNCKIAVVGYCSTNKSEQQLSWDRVNAVINYLVEKEGISSDRFIFKYGETGGECTTVDLRDGTGEEGPNTVPAPHPNLRRRG; encoded by the coding sequence ATGGCAAGCAAAAAGTACACAGGTCTGTTTGGCTTACTATGCCTGCTCGCGTCTGGCTCGTTTGCGCAAATAGGCGGCAGCTATGATGTACAGGATTCCTCTGTAATACCATCAAAAAGATTACCTCAGCACAGTGAATTTATGGCTAACAATTACCCCTTTCCTGCTAAACCCAGGAACCAGTGGGAAATTGGTATTAAAGGCGGCCTCGGAACAATAGCCGGCGACGTACGCTCCCGTTTGGGCTTTGGCGCTGGTCTGCACGTTCGTAAAGCACTGGGTTATGTGTTCTCTTTACGTGGTGAATTGGGTTTCATGTCTACAAAAGGGCTTAATTTCCAGCCTTCTTCCAATTATTCAAAGAACAGTGCATGGGATCCTTATTTTGGTTCAAACTCCCCTGTATTCTACAATTACAAGACAAACATCTATGATGCGAGTATCCAGGGTGTATTTACCCTGAACAATATTCGTTTCCACCGGGCTAAAAGCGGCTTTAACGTGTATGCCTTTTTAGGTATAGGTGGTACGGTGTATGACGTCAAGGTTGACGCCCTGGATGGTAATGGTAATCCGTATACTGCCGGTTTCACGACAGTATATAACAATTATGTTGCAAACGGGTTCCAGTACAAAGATCGCAAGGATATCCGCAAGGACCTGAAAGATGTGCTGGACGGAAAGTATGAAACAGAAGGCGAAGAAGATAAGAGCCAACCCAAGCTGTTTGGCGAGTCTTTCAAGCCTATGTTTAACTTCGGTGCGGGTGTGCAATTCAAACTCAGCAAGAAACTGAGCCTGGCTATTGAAGACAAGGTTACTGTTCCCAAGACTGACCTGCTGGATGGTCAGCAATGGCAGGATAATGGTCCTCTTGCTGCTACTGCACAATCCAGGGATTTTGATACCTATAACTTCTTATCAGTTGGTTTGAACCTTTCTGTAGGCGGCAAGTCTACAGAGCCCCTCTGGTGGCTGAACCCACTGGATTATGCTTACAACGAGATCAACAAGCCCCGCCACATGAAACTGCCGAAGCCTGTACTGGATGACGCAGATGGCGATGGTGTAACAGATCAGTTTGATAATGAACCCAATACACCAGCCGGTGCTCCGGTTGACGCTCATGGCGTAAGCCGCGATACAGATGGTGATGGTGTTCCTGATTACAAGGATAAAGAACTTATCACACCTACTCAGTGCCAGCCTGTTGATGCTGATGGTGTTGGTAAATGTCCGCCTCCTGCATGCTGCGATGAGCTCAACAGAAGGCTCGATAGCTTCGACCTGGTTAAGAAAGGTTGCGGTATCGGTGAACTGCCCAGCGTTAACTTCAAGGGTAAATCAATCACCCTGAGCAACGACGCCAAGGCTCTGTTGTCCAGCGCTGCTCAACAAATCAAGGCTAACCCCAATTGTAAGATCGCTGTAGTAGGTTATTGCTCTACCAACAAGTCTGAACAGCAATTAAGCTGGGACCGTGTAAATGCAGTAATCAACTACCTGGTTGAAAAAGAAGGCATTAGCTCTGATCGTTTCATCTTCAAATATGGTGAAACAGGTGGCGAATGTACTACTGTTGATCTGCGCGACGGAACTGGTGAAGAAGGTCCGAACACGGTACCTGCTCCGCACCCGAACTTACGCCGCAGAGGATAA